GGCAATGCCGTGGCAATAATCGAACCGTCGAGGTTTTCCATGAAGAACGCGGCAGCGACCAGTGACGTGACCAAAGTAGTACTACCGTGGCGCACGGAACCTGATGACGAAGTCGACATCGGCCAACACTCCTGAATGGCGAACTGAAGCAATGAAGAAGGTATGAAACAGGACGGTGCTGCTATGGGGCCGACGGCGTCAGGTGCTATCCCGCTCGATCAGATTAAACCCGACGTCGACCATCTGCTCGGAGTCCGGACCGTTTTCAATCCGGTTGACGAGCATGGTCGCCGCGAGCGAGCCGATTCGCGTGCCATCGATTCTCATGGTCGACAAAGGCGGCGTGGTGTCCCTGGCAAAATTCTGGTCACCGTAGCCAATCACACGCAGCCGTCCAGGCACTGCAATACCCTGGCTCTCGGCTTCCATCAATACGCCCAACGCAAGGCTATCCGCGCCGCAGAAAACGGCGTCGATATCGGCATCTTTCTCAAGCAAGTCCTTCAACGCCCGCCGCCCGTCGCCGAGATTTGCCGGTGACTCGATCGTCACCACGGGGATGGCGGGGCTCGTCTTGGCGCCACCGAACGCTTCAAGGAACGCCTTGGTGCGAGCCTGCGCGCGCCGGTCACTGGGTGTGAAGACAGCGGGGCGCCGCGCGCCACGCTTCTTCAGGAATTTTGCCGCGGCTTTGCCAACCTGCTCATGCGAGAAGCCGACCAGCATGTCGATCGGCTCGCTCGTCAGATCCCAGGTCTCGACAACCGGGATGCCGCTCGCATGCAGTTTTTGCCGCGCACTCTGGGAGTGAACGACGCCGGTCAGCACGATGCCGGCCGGCCGGCGGCCAATCACTGCATCGAGTAGCGCGTCCTCGCGCGACTCGTCGTAACCGCTTTGCCCGATCAGCAACTGATAGCCCGACGCGGCAAGCTCGCTTGTGAGGGCCTCGACGGTCTCCTGAAACACGCTACCACCCATCGCGGGGATCAGTGCGACGATGAGATCGCTGCGTGTCGATGCCAGCG
The sequence above is drawn from the Paraburkholderia phenazinium genome and encodes:
- a CDS encoding LacI family DNA-binding transcriptional regulator, which produces MSKTPTSLLAPVERSASRRARKNSGRVTLSDLAALVGVTKVTVSRALNTPELVSVDTLERIREAVRQTGYTPDLIAGSLASTRSDLIVALIPAMGGSVFQETVEALTSELAASGYQLLIGQSGYDESREDALLDAVIGRRPAGIVLTGVVHSQSARQKLHASGIPVVETWDLTSEPIDMLVGFSHEQVGKAAAKFLKKRGARRPAVFTPSDRRAQARTKAFLEAFGGAKTSPAIPVVTIESPANLGDGRRALKDLLEKDADIDAVFCGADSLALGVLMEAESQGIAVPGRLRVIGYGDQNFARDTTPPLSTMRIDGTRIGSLAATMLVNRIENGPDSEQMVDVGFNLIERDST